The window GCCTAGCCGCACATTCAAAGGCAAGCGAATGGCTGGCCAATACGGCAACGCCAAAGTCACCACCCGCAACCTGGAAGTCGTTCGCGTCGACGCAGAAAACAACCTGCTGATGATTCGCGGTGCGGTTCCCGGACCCAACGGCGGCTTTGTCTCGATTCGTCAAACCAACAAAGTCGGCTGAGGAAAACAATCATGGCAAACCTACCTATCCTCGACGCCTCCGGCAAAGAAGTCGGCCAGTACGAGATCGACACCGAACAAATCGCCAACCGAGTCAGCAAACAACTGCTGCACGATGTGGTGGTCATGTACCAAGCTAACAAACGCCAAGGCTCGCACAACACGCGAACTCGCGGTCAAGTCAGCGGCACCAACAAGAAGATGTACCGCCAAAAGGGTACCGGCAACGCACGTGCCGGCTCCAAGCGAACCAATGTTCGTCGTGGTGGCGGTGTTGCACGAACCGTCAAACCTCGCGACTACAGCTATCGCCTTCCCAAGAAAGCGATCAAGATCGCCACTCGCATGGCAATCCGCTCGCGAATCGACGACGGCGAAATCGTTGTCATCAACGAACTGAAGCTGGACGCACCAAAGACCAGCCAAATTGCTCAGATCCTAAAGAACCTCGGACTGGCGAACACGACCACTTTGATCGCAACCGCTGGCGATGACCAAATCATCTACAAGAGCGGTCGCAACATCAGCGGCGTGACGGTCGAACCCGTTCGCCAACTGAACGCACTGACCCTGCTGACTCCAAAACGAGTGCTCTTCACGCAAGAAGCACTGGACCGAGTCAAAGACGGCACATTCGCCGGTTCCACCCAGAACACCAACGAAGCGGAGGCAGCGGCCTGATATGTCTGCGATCCAACCACCCAAACCTGTTGAACGTAAGATCGAACTGGAACCCCACCAGATCTTGCTGAAACCGCTCGTGACCGAAAAAGGCGTGCACCGCGCGACACGGAACAACCAATACGCGTTCCAAATTCACCGCGATGCCACCAAATTGGACGTCAAAAAGGCTGTTGAACATTTGTTCGACGTCAAAGTCCTCAAGGTCCGCACCCAGACCCGCAAAGGGAAAGCCCGCCGGTTCAAATACAAGATTGGACGAACCAGCGACTGGAAGAAAGCAATCGTCTCGCTTCACGAAGACCATCGCATTGACTTCTTCTAGGACACTGTGAAGGTCTTTGGGTTCACCAAAGACCTGAAACCAATCTCAACGCAACACTTCCCCGCACAGAAACAGCTCGCAAGAAAAAGCGATACTCATGGGCATCCGAATCTACAAGCCGACCAGCGCCGGCCGACGCAACGCGTCGGTCAGCGACTTCAAGGAACTGACGCCTGGCTACACGCCAGAACGTTCCTTGCTGCGTCCAAAGACAAAAACCGGCGGACGGAACAACCAGGGCAAAATCACTTCACGTCACCGTGGTGGCGGGCACAAGCAAAAATATCGTGTCATCGACTTCCGTCGCGTTAAAGACGGCGTCGTTGCAACGGTCGACTCGGTTCAGTATGACCCGAACCGCACCGCACGCATCGCTTTGCTGAAATACCCCGATGGCGAGAAGCATTACGTGATCGCACCTTCGGGAGTGGCCGCGGGCGACAAACTACAAAACGGACCTGACGCACCTCCAGTGGTTGGCAACTGCTTGCCGCTGAAAAACATTCCGCTGGGAACCTCGGTTTGCTGCATTGAAATGCGTGCCGGCCGCGGAGCAGTGATGTGCCGTTCGGCGGGAACGCAAGCGACCCTTCAAGCTCGCGAAGCTGATTGGGCCCAGTTGCTGCTTCCATCCGGCGAAGTTCGTCGTGTTCCTAGTGCTTGCCGTGCAACCATCGGCCAAGTCGGCAACAGCGACCACATGAATATCGTACTCGGTAAAGCAGGTCGTTCACGTTGGTTGGGTCGTCGACCTCACGTTCGTGGTACTGCCATGAACCCGATCGATCACCCACACGGTGGTGGTGAAGGTCGAACCAAAGGTGGACGTCACCCAGTCAGCCCATCGGGCAAGAGTGCTAAGGGCGGCCGTACACGTCAAAAACGTAAACCAAGCAACTCGTCGATCGTTCGCCGACGCAAGAGTCGTCGCTACGGTCAGTTGAAACTCCACAAGTAGGCCACCCTTTCAGCGGCAACTCCGGTAAAAAATCATGAGTCGAAGCAGTAAGAAGGGTCCCTTTGTTGACCCGAAAGTCTTTTTCAAAGTTCAGAAGGCAGCCGAAACCGGCTCGAAAGAACCGATCAAGACATGGGCGCGATCTTGCACGATCGTTCCAGAATTCGTGAACGTCACGTTCATGGTTCACAACGGACGCCAACACATCAAAGTGTTGGTGACCGAAGACATGGTGGGTCACAAACTCGGTGAGTTTGCTCCCACGCGGACCTTCAAGGGTCACGGCGGCAAGGGCAAACGCTAGTCAGTAGCGTCCCACCATACGGTTGGTGAATTTCACGAGTCAAACGATTTAGCGACAGACATGTCTCAATTCAACGCATATCATAAGAACGCCCGCATCAGCGCCCAAAAGGTGCGTCTGGTTGCCGATTTGGTTCGTGGCATGTTTGCCGACGAAGCATTGGACACCCTGAAGTATCAGCCCCAACGTGGAGCTCGCATGCTTGAGAAGGTGATCAAAAGTGCTGTCGGAAACGCTCAAGATCCAGATCAAAACAGCGGACGCAGCCATCGCATCGAAGAGCTGGTCATCACCGACGTTCGCGTCGACGGTGGTCCAATGTTCAAACGCATCCAGCCTCGTGCTCGCGGCATGGCGTTCATGATCAAGAAACGTTCCAGCCACATTCGTGTGGGTCTGACACACATCGAAAACGTCTAGTTAAGGTTTGCCGAGGGGCACCCTCGAGCATTCAAACGACACCAAACACAACACCGTTTATTTAACTCCCTGCCTTCAGCACTCAGCACTCTCCCATGGGTCAAAAAGTCAATCCGATTGCGTTTCGTACCGGCGTCACCCGTGGTTGGGGAAGTCGTTGGTATGCCTCGAAGCAGGATTTTGCGGACCTGCTGGTGGAAGATCGCAAGATTCGCGAATTCATCACCAAGCACCCCAAGAAGTCACAATACAAGAGCGCGGGAATCGATCGCATTGAGATCGAACGTACTCGCGATGAAGTTCGGGTGATGCTTTACGTCGCTCGCCCAGGTCTGATCATCGGCAAGAAGGGACAGGAAATTGAGATCCTGCAAGCCGAACTACAGAATCTGGTCGGACGTCGCATCAACCTGAAAGTGGAAGAAGTTGGACGACCTGAACTGCAAGCACAATTGGTTGCTGAGGACATCTCGCAACAGTTGGCAAAGCGATCCAGCTTCCGCCGCACGATGAAACGAATGCTCGAACAGACGATGGACGCTGGTGCAAAGGGCATCAAAATCCAAATGGCCGGTCGACTGGGCGGTGCCGAAATGGCCCGTCGCGAAAAGCAAAGTGCTGGCTCGATTCCATTGAGCACGCTACAAGCCAAGATTGATTACGGATTCACCGAAGCGATGACGCCACAGGGGCACATCGGGATTCAAGTGTGGATTAACCAAGGTACTTACGGAGACGACAACGATGGCGCTGATGCCCAAACGGGTCAAGCATCGAAAAAGCCAAAGAGGTCGTATAAAAGGTAACGCGACTCGCGGCAATACGGTCGTCTTTGGTGACTACGGTATCCAATCATTGGATGCTGGCTGGATCAAAGCAACGACGATCGAAGCCGGACGAATCGCTGCCCAGCAATACGTTCGCGGCCAAGGCAAGCTCTATATCCGAATCTTTCCCGACAAGTCTGTGACTAGCACACCGCTGGAAACACGGATGGGTAAAGGTAAAGGGGAGCCTGACTTCTGGGCCGCGGTTGTGAAGCCGGGAACCATTTTATACGAACTCAGTGGCGTGACCGAACAACAAGCCAAGGTGTGCTTTGCACGTCTGGCGAGCAAGATGCCGGTCAAAGTCCGATTTGTCGAACGCCGCTCAGCGTGATCGCTTAGCGGTCCGACTGATTGGCGGGTCGATGAGAAGGATTGCCCGCGACACTTCAACATACATCATCAACGTGAATGATCGAAACATCGATTGTTCCGTTCGTTGGGGTTGAGAAGTCGATTGGTAAACAATCCAAACCATTCTGACCCTTTGTACGATTCATCCCCTTTGACCTTTGTCTAATTCGATGACCAAACTGACCGAACTTCGCGAAATGAGCGACGAACAGCTCGATGCGACTGCGAAGGAAGCTGCTGAAACATTGTTTCGCTTGCGTTTCCAATCTCAGTCGGAGCGTTTGAATACGCCCAGCGAGATCAAGAAGAACCGAAAAACGATCGCTCGTGTCAAGACGATCCAAACAGAACGTCAACTTGCTCAACCGCAAGCTTAATTGACGCCTCAACCTCACCCATTCATTCACTGCACGTCCAACTAGCACCATGCCCAAACGCGTCGTAGCCGGAATTGTGACCAGCGACAAAATGAGCAAGACGCGTCGCGTCGAGATCGCTCGTTTGGTCAAGCATCCAAAATACAAGAAGTACATTCGCCGCCGCACGGTGTGTCACGTTCACGACGAGAACAATGAATCGGGCGTAGGCGACAAGGTCGAGATCATTGAATCGGAACCATTGAGCAAACTCAAACGCTGGCGTTTGGTCCGCGTGCTTGAAAAAAGCACCGCAGTCGACGTTGTTGCTTTGCGTGCCGCTCGCAAGAATGCCGAGGCTGAAGGCTTGGCCGCAGCTCACGCTGGTGAACCCGAAACAGAATCGGCCGCCACGGACGCTTAATCGCAACCTCCTCCACACAATCGTCCAACGTTTTTGTCGTTGAAGTAAACAGATATGATCCAACAAGAATCCCGCCTCGATGTCGCCGACAACACCGGTGCTCGAGAAGTCATGTGCATCAAGGTGCTCGGCGGCAGTCGGCGTCGTTTCGCCACCGTTGGCGACGTGATCGTATGCAGCGTCAAGAGTGTGATTCCTGGCAGCGAAGTGAAGAAGAAGGCCGTTGTGCGTGCCGTCATCGTCCGGGTGAAGCAACCAACCCGTCGTCCTGACGGAAGCTACATCCGTTTTGATTCCAACGCGGTTGTGTTGGTTGACAAAGACCGCAACCCACGCGGAACACGCATCTTCGGTGCGGTCGCCCGTGAGTTGCGAGAAAACAACTTCATGAAAATCGTCAGCCTGGCCAACGAAGTGGTCTGATTCGGTTTCTCGGTGACATTCACCGGGACATCGGGCCTAACCACCATTTGCAAACAAATTACCGATCAAAGTTACTACCATGAAATTTCGCGTTGACGATGAAGTCATTGTGATTGCCGGAGCTGACAAAGGTCACCGTGGCAAAATTTTGAAAGTCGATCGCGACAAAGACAAGGTTGTCGTCGAAGGTGCTGCACGCGTGTGGAAGCACGTTCGCCAGAGCCAAAAGAACCCTCAGGGCGGTCGCTTGAACAAAGAGATGCCCATGAGTGCGAGCAACGTGATGTTGGTCGATCCATCAACCGGCAAACCAACTCGCATCGGCGTTCGCTACCTGGAAGATGGAAGCAAAGAACGTTTCGCGAAGGCTAGCGGCGAAAGCCTCGGCCAAATCGCACCGGCGAAGGCGTCCAAAGCAGCTAGCTGATTGACGACTACCACCACACACACCTTACCCTATTGGCCGTTACTTCCTCGGCGGCACAGTGCCTAACATGTCCAGCAACATTCCACGAATGCAACAGCGTTACGACGAATCCGTTCGTGCCGCTCTGACAGAAACTTACGGCTACAAGAACGTGCACCAAGTGCCACGTCTGCTGAAGATCAGCATGAACATGGGTGTTGGTGCCGCTGTTGGCGACAAGAAGGTCCTCGACTTGGCCATCGATTCGATGACCCAAATCACCGGACAAAAACCAGTCACCACCATTGCTCGTAAATCAATTGCAGGCTTCCGCTTGCGTGAAGGCATGCCAATCGGCTGCATGGTCACGATGCGTCGCCAACGGATGTATGAGTTCTTGGACCGTTTGGTTTCAATCGTTCTCCCTCGTGTCCGTGACTTTCGCGGTATTAGTCGTAAAGCCTTCGATGGCAACGGCAACTACACACTTGGTTTGAACGAGCAACTGGTTTTCCCAGAGCTTAACCCAGACAAATTCGTTCGTCCCCAAGGGATGAACATCAGCTTCGTTACTTCGGCCAAAACCGACGACGAAGCTCGTGAGATGTTGCGGTTGTTCGGCATGCCGTTCAAGCAACCCAAAGAAAAAGAGCAGGCCGGCGCGGCCTGATTCGGTTCCCCTCCCGGAACCAACCAATCGTTATATTTCAATTCGTCACATGTCTCTCGCTTGAGACGCTCCCCGATCCGTACACCGCAGGTCCTTTCGTGGCAAGCAAATCCAAGGTCGCCAAGGCGCTTCGCACGCCTAAATTTTCAACTCGAAAAGAGAACCGTTGCAAGTTTTGCGGTCGTCCACGTTCGGTGTATCGCAAGTTCGGCTTGTGCCGAATTTGCTTCCGTGAGAATGCCAACGCGGGATTGATCCCAGGCGTTCGTAAGAGCAGCTGGTGAGCTTGGATAATTAAAGGGAAACCACAGCCATGATGACCGACCCCATTGCCGACATGCTCACCCGAATCCGCAACGCCGTACGCGTCGAGCGTCCGTTCGTTGACATCCCCGCCAGCCGCGTAAAGCGTGGTTTGGCCGATGTTCTCAAACGAGAAGGATTCATTTGGGACTGGAAAGAAGAGAAGCTGGAAGAAGAACCAGTCGGCTACCTTCGTTTGGAACTGAAATATGGTCCCAACGGAGAACGAGTGATTCAGTCCATCCGACGAATCAGCAAGCCAGGCCGTCGTTTGTACAGCCGCAGTAAAGAACTCAAGCCTGTGTTGGGCGGTTTGGGAATCCGAATCATCAGCACCAGCAAGGGTGTGATCAGCGATCGCGAAGCACGCCGAGACAAAATCGGCGGCGAAGTCCTCTGCGAAGTGTCGTGATCGACCGTCGTTGACGCCCCAATTGCCAAACCATTTATATTTCCCCCGTACATTTGTAATCAGCCATGAGCCGCATTGGTAACAAGCCAGTCGCGATCCCCTCCGGTGTGACAGTTAGCATTGCTGACCGCAACATTGATGTGGAAGGTCCCAAGGGCAAACTGTCGTTCAAACATCGTCCTGAAGTGAAGGTCGCCGTTGACAGTGACACCAACCAAGTGATCGTTTCGCGTGATGGGGATGATCGTCCCTCCCGTGAATTTCATGGTCTGACCCGTGCGATCGTCGCCAACATGTTGGTTGGTGTGAAAGACGGATACGAAAAGAAGTTGGAAATCGTCGGCGTCGGTTACCTGGCATCGATCAGCGGTGACACACTGCAATTGCGTGTCGGCTATGCCAACGAACTGCACCGCAAAATCCCAACTGACCTGACGGTCACTTGCCCGGACCAGACTCACGTTGTGATTCAGGGCTGCGACAAACAAAGCGTCGGGCAATTCGCGGCTGAGATTCGCTCGCTTCGCAAACCTGAGCCTTACAAGGGCAAAGGGATTCGATACCAAGGCGAACAGGTCAAGATCAAACCAGGTAAGTCGGCCACCAAGTAGGTTTGCCGTCGCAATTGGCGGGGCGTCGCTCCGCTGTTTCCATTCATTTCATCCGTTCACAACGATCATCGTGGGTCGTCACTATGGACAAGAACAAAAAACTCCAAAGCAAACGCCTGCGTCGCCGGCGCCATGTTCGCAACAAGTTGCGAGGCAGTGCCGACCAGCCACGTTTGTGCATTCAGCGTACGCTGAAGCACTTCGCTTGCCAGGTCGTTGATGACCAAGCTGGCAAGACCCTTCTCAGTGCGAGCACACGCGACAAAACTGTCCGTGACCAAGTGAAGGCTGGTGGCAACTGTGACGCCGCGGCATTGGTTGGTAAGCTGGTCGCAGAAAAGGCTGCTGAGGCGGGTGTTAAGACCGTCAAGCTTGATCGTGGTCACAACAAGTACCACGGCCGAGTCAAAGCATTCGCAGACGCCGCTCGCGAAGCTGGTTTGCAGTTTTAATTTTCCCATCCCGCGACATTCATCGCAACGAATCAACATAGTCCGCCATGAGCAACGCACGAAACAAACGCAACAACAAGAACGAAGAGCAAGGTTTGGAAGCCGGTCTTCTGGACCGTGTCGTCAAAATCAAACGTTGTGCGGCTGTGGTTAAGGGCGGTCGCCGTTTCAGCTTTGCTGCGATGGTTGTCGTCGGCAACGGCAGTGGGCAGGTTGGTTGGGGCTATGGCAAGGCCAACGAAGTTCCACCAAGCGTGCAGAAAGCACAAAAGCAAGCTTCACGCAGCATGATCCATGTTCCATTGGTTGAGGGCAGCATTCCTCACCAAGTTTGGGGCCGTTATGGTGCCGCTCGCGTTGTCTTGATTCCAGCTGGTGCTGGTACGGGTATCATCGCTGGTCAAGCCGTCCGTGCTGTTTGCGAAGCCTGCGGAATCCACGACATTCTGACCAAGTCCTACGGAACCAATAATCCCGTCACGCTGGTCAAAGCGACCCTCGACGCGATGAGCAAGTTGCGAACCCGCGAGCAAATCGCTGCTTTGCGTGGATTGAACCCAGACGATTTGATCGAAGCCTAACAAAGCTGGCGGAATGCATCCGCCAAGAAGAAATTGCTTGGTTCCCATCGCTTTGAAGCGACCGACTTCGGATACCTTTGGCAAAGACACTCATTCAAACACTCGGGCAGCATGACTGACGCCCAACGCTCAGTCTCCCGCCCCCAGCCATTCCATCACTACTATGCAACTCAACGACGTTCATCGCGGTATTACGAAACACCGCCCTCGAAAACGCATCGGTCGTGGTCCTGGTAGCGGCACCGGCAAAACGTCGGGTCGTGGGCACAAGGGACACAAGAGCCGCAGCGGTTACAGCCGCAAGCCCAACTTCCAGGGCGGTGCGATGCCAATGTTCCGTCGCGTGCCAAAGCGTGGTTTCAACAACCGTTGGGCGTTGACCATCTTCGCTGTCAATGTTGGCAAGCTGAACGATGCTTTCAACGAAGGTGAAACCGTCACCCTCGAAGCACTCGCCGCCAAGAACCTCGCGAAGGGAAACTTCGACGAACTGAAGGTTCTCGGTGATGGTGAATTGACAAAGAAGCTGACCATTCAGGCTCATCGCTTCAGCAAGTCGGCTGAAGAAAAGATCTCGGCCGCGGGCGGGACAGCAGAAAAGCTGGCTCCGAAACGCACGCCAGACGAACGCGTCGAAGCCCTCAAAAGCGAAAAGTAATCCGGAGAATTCGCGGCCAATGACGGTCGCGACTTTCCACCTAACCGACAAAACAACAGGCCTTGGCGATTTCGTCGGGCCTGTTTTCTTTGAATTGGCACCAGTTGAAAAAGCTTCGCGGCAATCGTTCTTCCGTGATTTGGCTTTGGTTGCTAGTTTGATTGCCGTGGCGATGGTAATTTCCTTCGCCAAGTCCAGAACAACCTTTGCGTGCTCGCCATTTTTGCTTGGCGAGACGACATGAATTCACCCTGCACGATCGACGACGGACGGATCGATGTTTGAAAAGCTGCGAATCATTTTCTCGATCCCTGAACTTCGCAAGAAGGTCATGCTGACGATCGGGTTGCTTGCTATCTACCGGATCGGGTTCCATATCCCGTTGCCGATGATCGCCACCAACTTGGACAGCGGTGCTGGCGGCGGTGCAGCCGACTTTTTCGAAAAGGTCAGCGTTTTCGCGGCTAGCGATCTTCGTCAAGCGACGATCTTCGGCCTCGGAATCATGCCGTACATTTCGGCGTCGATTATCTTCCAATTGCTCGGCAGCGTTTACAAACCGCTGGAAGAGTTGAAAAAGGAAGGCGAAGCTGGCCGGAAGAAACTCAACGAATACACGCGTTATCTGACTGTGGTGATCTGCTTGGTGCAGAGCTACATGTATCTCAAGTTCATGCTGATGGCTGGCTCTAATGGCCAAAGCAGCATCAACCCGAACTTCATGAATGCGAACGAACAATTGTTCTTCGGCTGGCAAATCGTGGCCGTTCTGGTCATGACAACAGGAACCGTGTTCCTGATGTGGCTGGGTGAGCAAATTGACGAATACGGTATCGGCAACGGGATCAGCTTGCTGATCATGGCCGGCATCCTGGCTCAGATGCCTAAGGCACTCTACGAATTGGTGCTGGGGATGAAGACCGAACTGACCGGACTGGCAAAAGGCCAAGTCGGAATTGAGACCCTGATCATCTTGGTCGTGCTGTTTGTTGTCGTCGTCTTCGGTGTGGTGTTTATCACATTGGGACAACGCAAAATCCCAACTCAATCGGCCAAGTTCACTCGCGGTCGTCGCGTGTATGGTGGCACACGGCAACACTTGCCGCTTCGAATCAATCAAGCCGGTGTGATGCCCATCATTTTCGCCAGCTCGCTGTTGATGATTCCAGGTGTTCTGTTTGGGTTCCTTGCCGGTCAATTTGCGTCTGACGGTTCCTTGTTCCGCGGATTCAACCTGATCAGCTTGACGATGAGCGATCAGACCTCGTACTTCTTCAACCTGTTGTATGTCGGTTTGATCTTCTTCTTCTGCTACTTCTGGACAGCGATCACTTTCAACCCGAAAGAAATGAGCGACAACCTGCGTGATTCAGGAACCTTCATTCCTGGTTACCGTCCTGGTCGTCGCACGACGGACTACCTCGAAAAGGTGATGGTCCGGATTACGTATGTCGGTGCTGCCTTCTTGGGTTTGATTGCGATTGTTCCAACAATCGTTTACGGATCCCTGGGTGTTCCTTACTCGATCGCCGGTTTCTACGGTGGTACGGGTCTGCTGATCGCCGTCAGCGTCGCGTTCGACTTGGTTCAAAAGATCGACAGTCACTTGGTGATGCGAAACTATCGCGGATTGCTGGAAGGTGCCGGCGGCGGCACTTCACCCGTCGTTTGATCCTGGCAGTTTTGTGCGAATTGTCTTTATCGGCCCGCCTGGCGCGGGCAAGGGCACTCAGTGTGAACTGCTAAGCAAAGCTCTCAAGGTGCCTCACATTGGCACCGGCGGAATGCTGAGAGCTTTGGAGCCAGAAAGTGGCGAGCAGATTCATCTTCGAATCGATCGCGGCCACTTTGCACCGGATGATTTCGTGCTGCAGATGGTTGCGGAACGACTCTCTCAACCGGACAGCCGCACCGGTTATCTGTTGGACGGTTTTCCGCGAACGCAGGTCCAAGCCAGTGCATTCGACAAGCAACTCGTCGCGGCTTCGCTGAAACTGGATCACGTGTTGCACCTTCAAGTTTCGGCGGACGTTCTGATCGAACGTCTCCGCAAGAGGGGTGAAACCGAAAACCGTGCCGACGATTCCGAAGAGTTCATCCGAGAGCGTTTTCGCATCTACGAAGATCGCACTGCACCGTTGCTGGATCACTATCGGTGTCAGGGGTTGGTTCGGGACATCGACGCTTCCGATTCAGAGTCGCTGGTGCACGCATCGATTTGCGAATGCCTGAATTTCACACTCGCCTCGCCAGCTGAGTCCTAAGCGACGGCCTTTCCCAGAGCGGCGCGGACCAAGGTAGAGCCGACCCACTGCAGATGATGTTCTCAACGTGCTCGTCGAGAACGGCGTTGGCGTTCCATCCGGATCCGGCAACCAACTGGAACCGTCTCTGAAACCGTCACAGGTTTGCCCGCCAATACATCATCGATTGCATCCCGCAGGTACGGCTTGCTCACATTGCGGCCATCAGGACTATCGTCCATCGCCCCCATGTAGGCGATATTGCGA of the Rhodopirellula baltica SH 1 genome contains:
- the rplV gene encoding 50S ribosomal protein L22 — protein: MSQFNAYHKNARISAQKVRLVADLVRGMFADEALDTLKYQPQRGARMLEKVIKSAVGNAQDPDQNSGRSHRIEELVITDVRVDGGPMFKRIQPRARGMAFMIKKRSSHIRVGLTHIENV
- the rplW gene encoding 50S ribosomal protein L23 → MSAIQPPKPVERKIELEPHQILLKPLVTEKGVHRATRNNQYAFQIHRDATKLDVKKAVEHLFDVKVLKVRTQTRKGKARRFKYKIGRTSDWKKAIVSLHEDHRIDFF
- the rpmC gene encoding 50S ribosomal protein L29 — protein: MTKLTELREMSDEQLDATAKEAAETLFRLRFQSQSERLNTPSEIKKNRKTIARVKTIQTERQLAQPQA
- the rpsE gene encoding 30S ribosomal protein S5, coding for MSNARNKRNNKNEEQGLEAGLLDRVVKIKRCAAVVKGGRRFSFAAMVVVGNGSGQVGWGYGKANEVPPSVQKAQKQASRSMIHVPLVEGSIPHQVWGRYGAARVVLIPAGAGTGIIAGQAVRAVCEACGIHDILTKSYGTNNPVTLVKATLDAMSKLRTREQIAALRGLNPDDLIEA
- the rplP gene encoding 50S ribosomal protein L16 is translated as MPKRVKHRKSQRGRIKGNATRGNTVVFGDYGIQSLDAGWIKATTIEAGRIAAQQYVRGQGKLYIRIFPDKSVTSTPLETRMGKGKGEPDFWAAVVKPGTILYELSGVTEQQAKVCFARLASKMPVKVRFVERRSA
- the rplN gene encoding 50S ribosomal protein L14 encodes the protein MIQQESRLDVADNTGAREVMCIKVLGGSRRRFATVGDVIVCSVKSVIPGSEVKKKAVVRAVIVRVKQPTRRPDGSYIRFDSNAVVLVDKDRNPRGTRIFGAVARELRENNFMKIVSLANEVV
- the rplF gene encoding 50S ribosomal protein L6, encoding MSRIGNKPVAIPSGVTVSIADRNIDVEGPKGKLSFKHRPEVKVAVDSDTNQVIVSRDGDDRPSREFHGLTRAIVANMLVGVKDGYEKKLEIVGVGYLASISGDTLQLRVGYANELHRKIPTDLTVTCPDQTHVVIQGCDKQSVGQFAAEIRSLRKPEPYKGKGIRYQGEQVKIKPGKSATK
- the rpsS gene encoding 30S ribosomal protein S19, translating into MSRSSKKGPFVDPKVFFKVQKAAETGSKEPIKTWARSCTIVPEFVNVTFMVHNGRQHIKVLVTEDMVGHKLGEFAPTRTFKGHGGKGKR
- the rplR gene encoding 50S ribosomal protein L18, coding for MDKNKKLQSKRLRRRRHVRNKLRGSADQPRLCIQRTLKHFACQVVDDQAGKTLLSASTRDKTVRDQVKAGGNCDAAALVGKLVAEKAAEAGVKTVKLDRGHNKYHGRVKAFADAAREAGLQF
- the rpsH gene encoding 30S ribosomal protein S8; translated protein: MMTDPIADMLTRIRNAVRVERPFVDIPASRVKRGLADVLKREGFIWDWKEEKLEEEPVGYLRLELKYGPNGERVIQSIRRISKPGRRLYSRSKELKPVLGGLGIRIISTSKGVISDREARRDKIGGEVLCEVS
- the rplO gene encoding 50S ribosomal protein L15 — its product is MQLNDVHRGITKHRPRKRIGRGPGSGTGKTSGRGHKGHKSRSGYSRKPNFQGGAMPMFRRVPKRGFNNRWALTIFAVNVGKLNDAFNEGETVTLEALAAKNLAKGNFDELKVLGDGELTKKLTIQAHRFSKSAEEKISAAGGTAEKLAPKRTPDERVEALKSEK
- a CDS encoding type Z 30S ribosomal protein S14 is translated as MASKSKVAKALRTPKFSTRKENRCKFCGRPRSVYRKFGLCRICFRENANAGLIPGVRKSSW
- the rplX gene encoding 50S ribosomal protein L24, with the protein product MKFRVDDEVIVIAGADKGHRGKILKVDRDKDKVVVEGAARVWKHVRQSQKNPQGGRLNKEMPMSASNVMLVDPSTGKPTRIGVRYLEDGSKERFAKASGESLGQIAPAKASKAAS
- the rpsQ gene encoding 30S ribosomal protein S17 — translated: MPKRVVAGIVTSDKMSKTRRVEIARLVKHPKYKKYIRRRTVCHVHDENNESGVGDKVEIIESEPLSKLKRWRLVRVLEKSTAVDVVALRAARKNAEAEGLAAAHAGEPETESAATDA
- the rplB gene encoding 50S ribosomal protein L2, producing the protein MGIRIYKPTSAGRRNASVSDFKELTPGYTPERSLLRPKTKTGGRNNQGKITSRHRGGGHKQKYRVIDFRRVKDGVVATVDSVQYDPNRTARIALLKYPDGEKHYVIAPSGVAAGDKLQNGPDAPPVVGNCLPLKNIPLGTSVCCIEMRAGRGAVMCRSAGTQATLQAREADWAQLLLPSGEVRRVPSACRATIGQVGNSDHMNIVLGKAGRSRWLGRRPHVRGTAMNPIDHPHGGGEGRTKGGRHPVSPSGKSAKGGRTRQKRKPSNSSIVRRRKSRRYGQLKLHK
- the rplD gene encoding 50S ribosomal protein L4: MANLPILDASGKEVGQYEIDTEQIANRVSKQLLHDVVVMYQANKRQGSHNTRTRGQVSGTNKKMYRQKGTGNARAGSKRTNVRRGGGVARTVKPRDYSYRLPKKAIKIATRMAIRSRIDDGEIVVINELKLDAPKTSQIAQILKNLGLANTTTLIATAGDDQIIYKSGRNISGVTVEPVRQLNALTLLTPKRVLFTQEALDRVKDGTFAGSTQNTNEAEAAA
- the rplE gene encoding 50S ribosomal protein L5, yielding MSSNIPRMQQRYDESVRAALTETYGYKNVHQVPRLLKISMNMGVGAAVGDKKVLDLAIDSMTQITGQKPVTTIARKSIAGFRLREGMPIGCMVTMRRQRMYEFLDRLVSIVLPRVRDFRGISRKAFDGNGNYTLGLNEQLVFPELNPDKFVRPQGMNISFVTSAKTDDEAREMLRLFGMPFKQPKEKEQAGAA
- the rpsC gene encoding 30S ribosomal protein S3; this translates as MGQKVNPIAFRTGVTRGWGSRWYASKQDFADLLVEDRKIREFITKHPKKSQYKSAGIDRIEIERTRDEVRVMLYVARPGLIIGKKGQEIEILQAELQNLVGRRINLKVEEVGRPELQAQLVAEDISQQLAKRSSFRRTMKRMLEQTMDAGAKGIKIQMAGRLGGAEMARREKQSAGSIPLSTLQAKIDYGFTEAMTPQGHIGIQVWINQGTYGDDNDGADAQTGQASKKPKRSYKR